The Agaribacterium sp. ZY112 genome includes the window GAACCAGGTGAAAATCTATTTCTTGAGGGTAATGATTGGAATGCGACTTATGTTCCTCTGCATGTTCGTCGACAACCATTTATGGTTGCATATCAGGGAGGGGATACTGAAGAGAAGAAAGCTGTGTTAAGTATTGATGCTGACAGTAAGCGCCTTCAGGAAGATAAAGGAGAACCGCTATTTAATGATGATGGCTCTGCAAGCCCTTACTTAGAAAATATGAATAAAGTGCTTGGCTCGCTGATGACCGGCGTTGAGTCAAATAATAAGTTTGTTGAGAAAATGGTAGAGCTGGAGCTGATAGAAAGTGCGCGTATAGAGGTTAGCTTTATTGATGGCGAGCAAAAAAGTTATGATGGTATTTATACCATTAATGAAAAAAATATAGCCGAATTAGATGATGAACAAACACTTGCTTTGCACAAGTTAGGCTATTTACAGGCAGCAGCACTTATTGCTGCATCTATGGGCCAGATTAGAAAGTTAATTGCGCTTAAGAATAAGCGTCTTAGTAAATCATAGTCTAACTTCAAGCTAGGGTTTAGTGCATAAGCCCTAGCTTGAATATCAACTTATTTTTGTACCAGCTTTCCTTCTTGATAATCGCGAATAGCTTGCTTTATCTCGCTCTGGCTATTCATCACAAAAGGCCCGTGCTGAACGATGGGTTCTTGCAGTGGTTTTCCTGCAATGAGTAAAAATTCACTGCTAAATTGATTATTGTTTTTAACATGAATAGGTCCTGCTTGTTTGAATCTAGCTAGCTCTTGTTTGTTGAGTGTTTCTCCATTTAGCTCTAATTCACCATCAAAATTATAAATGAAACTTTGCAGTTCACTAGCAACGGCCAGTGTTAAGTTTTGTCCTGCTTCTAGCTCTATATGCAGGTAGAGTGGTTTAGTCGTGTCTTTATTGAAATATCCCTCAACTAGGGTGTCCTCGATCAGCAACGAGCCGGCAATGGCCTTAACTTTAGCTTTGCCTAACTCATAGATAGGTATTTTGTTAGCAGGTACATCTTCGTAGCTTGGGTTTTGTAGTTTGTCTTTACTGGCAAGATTCAACCAAAGCTGAAAACCTCTCATTTCACCTTTGGTTTGTTTGGGCAGCTCTGAGTGGATAACACCACTGCCTGCTGTCATCCATTGCACGCCACCATCTTCTAATAAACCGACGTTACCCATGTGGTCACGGTGTTCCATTTTGCCCTTTAGCATATAGGTAATGGTTTCAAAGCCGCGATGAGGGTGGGAAGGAAAGCCACCAATATAATCATCTGCTTGTTTGGAGCCAAATTCGTCGAGCATGAGAAAAGGGTCAAATAGCTCTAGCCTGTGCCCGCCAAAGACGCGTAACAAATGCACACCATCTCCATCGGTGGCTGTGTTTGCTGTAAAAATATGCATTAGCTTTGTTTCTCTCATATCCCCTGCTCCTCTTGATGTGTTTAAGCGCCTGAACTGCTGGTGATAGCTCAGTGCTTAAGTGGGGTCTCTTATCTGCGTTATTACTCTGCTGTATTTGATTACATCATATATTTGAAAAATAGATAGATGGGTGTGAATATTGAATGCTATTCATCGAGATAATAAATGTATGTCATTTAAATTAAGTAAGATTAGTTTGGAGCAATGGGCAGCCTTTAGAGCTGTGGTCGAGCAAGGTGGCTATGAGCCTGCTGCTGAGTCGCTCAATAAAAGTCAGAGCAGTGTGAGTTACGCTATTAAGCAGCTACAAGAGCATTTACCAGCACCAGTCTTAGCCATTCGGGGCAGAAAAGCTGAATTGACCGAGCTGGGGCGGCTTTTGTATCGCAGAGCTTGCAGTTTGTTAGATCAAGCTGCAGCCCTTGATAAAGCTGCCGTCTGTTTGGCTGAAGCTGGGCAAAGTGAAATCAGCATTGCTGTAGAAACTCTAGCTCCGATACATCGCTTGTTTGACGCCTTGGCACACTTTTCTAAGCAACAACCTTATGTACATATTCGTGTTCTGGAGACAACCTTAAGTGGTACCGATGAGGCCTTACTTGAAGGCCGAGCCGATCTCGCTATTACTCCTCACGTACCACCGGGTTTCTTAAGTGAGCCTCTGTGTGCTGTTGCTATGCTGCCGGTTGTGTATAAGCAACATAGCTTGGCGGCGCAAAATGACATCAGCGAGCATGAACTGGCAGCTCAGCGGCATTTACTTATTCGCGATTCCGGTCGGCGCAGAGAGCAGAATGTGGGCTGGCTTGGCTCGGAACAGCGCTGGACCTTGAGTCACTTTTCGAGTTGTTTGGCTGCGGTCAAGGCGGGTTTGGGCTTTGCGTTTTTACCTCAGCCCTTAATAGAGCAAGAGCTGAAGCGGGGTGAACTCGTTCAGTTAAACTTGGCCTTTAGCAGTGTGCGCTATATTCAGCTTTATCTTGTGACTGCAAATCAAAGTTATGCTTCGCCTGCGGTAAGACAGCTTGCGGCAGAGTTAAAAGCGGTAAGTTAGCTATTTTTGCCCAAAAGAAGGAGCGTACTTAGCGGCAAAGTTTTTGATTAGCTGTTGATACTCTTTGGGGCGAGTCAGGATATCGTCACCGTGATCCGAGCCCCAGTCGCTGTGCTGAAAATGATGAGGGCTACGCAGTTGCCGGCTGATGTTTAAACTTTGCTGGCTGGCTGTTGCGGTATCACTCTGCGAGTGGATAAGTAAGACGGGCACCTTGATAGCTGGGGCCGATTTAAGAGGGCTAGCATCATAGAAGCTGACTCCAGCTCGAAGTTTGAGCATCAAGTTAACCCCGCTTTTAAATGCGAGCACCCATGCTCCGTATTGCCTGACGCCGCGTTCGAAAATGGCACTTTCCCAATCTTGAAACGCCGAGTCGGAGACAACAAATGCGGGTCGGCTATCTAG containing:
- a CDS encoding SapC family protein, translating into MAKPELLDSNKHKNLKVITERGEQFGESVHFVPVVADELRSLVLDYPVVFMKDAETGRFGLFALFAFEPGENLFLEGNDWNATYVPLHVRRQPFMVAYQGGDTEEKKAVLSIDADSKRLQEDKGEPLFNDDGSASPYLENMNKVLGSLMTGVESNNKFVEKMVELELIESARIEVSFIDGEQKSYDGIYTINEKNIAELDDEQTLALHKLGYLQAAALIAASMGQIRKLIALKNKRLSKS
- a CDS encoding pirin family protein, which codes for MRETKLMHIFTANTATDGDGVHLLRVFGGHRLELFDPFLMLDEFGSKQADDYIGGFPSHPHRGFETITYMLKGKMEHRDHMGNVGLLEDGGVQWMTAGSGVIHSELPKQTKGEMRGFQLWLNLASKDKLQNPSYEDVPANKIPIYELGKAKVKAIAGSLLIEDTLVEGYFNKDTTKPLYLHIELEAGQNLTLAVASELQSFIYNFDGELELNGETLNKQELARFKQAGPIHVKNNNQFSSEFLLIAGKPLQEPIVQHGPFVMNSQSEIKQAIRDYQEGKLVQK
- a CDS encoding LysR family transcriptional regulator yields the protein MSFKLSKISLEQWAAFRAVVEQGGYEPAAESLNKSQSSVSYAIKQLQEHLPAPVLAIRGRKAELTELGRLLYRRACSLLDQAAALDKAAVCLAEAGQSEISIAVETLAPIHRLFDALAHFSKQQPYVHIRVLETTLSGTDEALLEGRADLAITPHVPPGFLSEPLCAVAMLPVVYKQHSLAAQNDISEHELAAQRHLLIRDSGRRREQNVGWLGSEQRWTLSHFSSCLAAVKAGLGFAFLPQPLIEQELKRGELVQLNLAFSSVRYIQLYLVTANQSYASPAVRQLAAELKAVS